Proteins from a genomic interval of Gadus morhua chromosome 19, gadMor3.0, whole genome shotgun sequence:
- the nop14 gene encoding nucleolar protein 14, with the protein MVKPQKKRSLVDKVRKSKTSAEIKNNPFEVKINRKKFEVLGRKSKHDVGLPGVSRSKAINKRKDTLLKEHQNKHKSNKFIDRRFGEYDTNMDPEDKILERFSMERQKQHDKKDMFNLNEEEELTHYGQSLAEMEKFNDLMDSDSEPDEKGLLSAELTRSHFGGGGGLLRKKAGDDKGGAPRAKSRQELIEELIQKSKLQKRERQVQKEETFELTEKLDKDWKSIQTLLANKPSKAERDELQPEKPKVQLDEYDMMVRELGFEMKAAPSEKLKTPEELAREERERLQRLEADRLRRMLGDAVESAPKAPAHLSADDLNDGFILDKDDKKPLSYKDGKWLSGEGEDKGDEGDDEGEDEEGGEEEEEEEEEDEEEDDGEGVAVGDDDEDGDEEEDEEADSHSDLDSEQESGEEAEIMEEEEEEEEAAPGVILTEEELKAQQEAAKSELPYTFTAPENQGEFVALLKGHSPDHQCVILARTQKCNHPSLAVGNKLKLQKLFGFLLEYMGDLACSSPPELGTIDKLIPQLYDMGQMFPDAASKALRSALADASHGMEEDLEGSGRSPFPSLDMLVYLKVVALLFPTSDYRHPVTTPALLFICQSLSKCPVTSLQDVTSGLVLCCLALEYVSLSKRLLPELLNFLCGILHLAVPDKTSTGYSVVPPFKHAGKHSDLLLLSEPQSSATWTNHTLPLALTQHLELTDNLHRDHHRMTCLSTCLDLVKHCCVLYKDSASFTALFQPIHTLLSKHLPLQTHPEVLQELKTEILAAVDGAPRSHNPLVFEKQKPIPLRMFTPKIVEVLDYGKRRGNTKEQKESERTKHKYKKEFKGALREIRKDNRFMAREKLQETMSRDSERKRKVKELYGSLGTQEGEWKALRRRKK; encoded by the exons ATGGTGAAGCCACAGAAAAAGAGGAGCCTTGTGGATAAGGTTCGCAAATCCAAGACCTCTGCTGAAATCAAAAATAACCCTTTCGAGGTGAAAATTAACAGGAAGAAATTTGAGGTTTTGGGAAGAAAATCCAAACATGATGTGGGCCTACCCGGTGTTTCTCGGTCCAAAGCAATCAACAAG AGAAAAGATACACTTCTCAAGGAACATCAAAACAAGCACAAGTCCAATAAATTTATTGACCGGCGGTTTGGAGAATATGACACGAATATGGACCCCGAGGACAAGATCCTCGAGAGGTTCTCCATGGAGAGACAG AAACAACACGACAAGAAAGACATGTTTAATCTgaacgaggaagaggagctcACTCACTACGGCCAGTCGTTGGCCGAGATGGAGAAATTCAATGACCTGATGGACAGTGACAGCGAACCAGACGAGAAAGGACTTCTGTCGG cgGAGCTCACCCGGTCCCActtcggcggcggcgggggtctCCTGAGGAAGAAGGCAGGGGACGATAAGGGGGGGGCACCGAGGGCCAAGAGCCGGCAGGAGCTGATCGAGGAGCTCATCCAGAAGTCCAAGCTGCAGAAG CGCGAGCGGCAGGTGCAGAAGGAAGAGACCTTTGAGCTGACTGAGAAGCTGGACAAGGACTGGAAGAGCATCCAGACCCTCCTGGCCAACAAGCCCTCCAAAGCCGAGCGGGATGAACTCCAGCCGGAGAAACCCAAG GTGCAGCTGGACGAGTACGACATGATGGTGAGGGAGCTGGGCTTCGAGATGAAGGCCGCGCCCTCGGAGAAGCTGAAGACCCCCGAGGAGCTGGCCCGAGAGGAGCGGGAGCGCCTGCAGAGGCTGGAG GCGGACCGCCTGCGCAGGATGCTGGGGGACGCGGTGGAGAGTGCTCCCAAGGCCCCGGCCCACCTGTCGGCCGACGACCTCAACGACGGCTTCATCCTCGACAAGGACGACAAGAAGCCCCTGAGCTACAAG GACGGGAAATGGCTGAGTGGGGAAGGGGAGGACAAGGGTGACGAAGGTGATGACGAaggggaggatgaagagggtggagaggaggaggaggaggaggaggaggaggatgaggaagaagacgatggaGAAGGGGTTGCCGTGGGTGACGACGATGAGGATGgtgatgaagaagaggatgaggaggcggACAGCCACTCTGACCTGGACTCTGAACAAGAGAGCGGGGAAGAGGCGGAGAtaatggaggaagaggaggaggaggaagaggctgcACCCGGCGTCATCCTGACCGAGGAGGAATTAAAGGCACAGCAGGAAGCGGCCAAATCAGAGCTGCCCTACACCTTCACTG ctccaGAGAACCAAGGCGAGTTTGTGGCCTTGCTCAAGGGCCACTCCCCAGATCACCAGTGTGTGATCCTGGCTCGCACCCAGAAATGCAACCACCCGAGTCTGGCTGTGGGCAACAAGCTCAAGCTGCAG AAACTCTTTGGCTTCCTGTTGGAGTACATGGGAGACTTGGCCTGCAGCAGTCCACCTGAACTCGGCACCATCGATAAGCTCATACC ACAGCTGTACGACATGGGCCAGATGTTCCCCGACGCCGCCTCCAAGGCCCTGCGCAGCGCGCTGGCCGACGCCAGCCACGGCAtggaggaggacctggagggCAGCGGGCGCTCCCCCTTCCCCAGCCTCGACATG CTGGTGTACCTGAAGGTGGTGGCGCTGCTGTTCCCCACGTCTGACTACAGACACCCGGTCACCACGCCCGCCCTACTATTCATCTGCCAGAGTCTCTCCAAG TGTCCGGTGACATCACTGCAGGATGTGACATCAGGCTTGGTGTTGTGTTGCCTGGCATTGGAGTACGTCTCGCTCTCTAAGCGCCTCCTGCCCGAGCTCCTCAACTTCCTGTGTGGGATATTACACCTGGCAGTGCCGGACAAGACCTCTACAG GCTACTCGGTGGTGCCGCCGTTCAAGCACGCGGGGAAACACAGCGACCTGCTCCTGCTGTCCGAGCCACAGTCCAGCGCCACCTGGACCAATCACACGCTGCCCCTGGCTCTGACGCAACACCTGGAGCTCACAGACAACCTGCACAGGGACCACCATAG gatGACCTGTCTCTCCACCTGCCTGGACCTGGTGAAGCACTGCTGTGTGCTCTACAAGGACTCAGCTTCGTTCACCGCCCTCTTCCAGCCCATCCACACACTGCTCTCTAAGCATCTTCCCCTCCAGACCCACCCGGAGGTCCTCCAG GAGCTGAAAACGGAGATCCTGGCAGCCGTCGACGGCGCACCGCGCTCCCATAATCCTCTGGTGTTTGAGAAGCAGAAGCCCATTCCTCTCCGGATGTTCACTCCCAAGATCGTGGAAGT GCTGGACTACGGGAAGAGACGAGGGAACACgaaggagcagaaggagtcTGAGCGCACCAAGCACAAGTACAAGAAGGAGTTCAAGGGCGCGCTGCGCGAGATCAGGAAGGACAACCGCTTCATGGCCCGGGAGAAGCTGCAAGAGACCATGAGCAG AGActcggagaggaagaggaaggtgaaGGAGCTGTATGGGAGCTTGGGCACCCAGGAGGGAGAGTGGAAGGCACTCAGAAGGAGGAAGAAGTGA
- the LOC115532510 gene encoding alpha-synuclein, which produces MDVFLKGISRAKDGVVAAAEKTKQGVTGAAEMTKDGVIFVGTKTKDGVTTVAGKTVTGVSNVGGAVVSGVTNVAHKTVEGAGNIVAATGLVKRDPAKNEEEAAAAQTALDSPVDADSADATEGEDD; this is translated from the exons ATGGACGTGTTCCTTAAGGGCATCTCGAGAGCCAAGGACGGCGTGGTGGCCGCGGCGGAGAAAACCAAACAGGGAGTGACCGGCGCGGCTGAGATGACGAAAGACGGGGTGATCTTTGTCG GTACCAAGACGAAGGATGGAGTGACAACAG TTGCAGGAAAAACTGTGACTGGGGTGTCCAACGTGGGCGGGGCCGTGGTTTCCGGGGTTACCAACGTCGCCCACAAGACAGTGGAGGGGGCAGGCAACATTGTTGCTGCAACAGGATTGGTCAAGCGAGATCCAGCCAAAAAT GAAGAGGAGGCTGCGGCAGCACAGACCGCCCTGGACTCTCCGGTAGATGCAGACAGTGCAGACGCTACTGAG GGGGAGGACGACTAG